The following proteins come from a genomic window of Yinghuangia sp. ASG 101:
- a CDS encoding peptidoglycan D,D-transpeptidase FtsI family protein, translating into MTRPAAPPREARRGPVRVRTLRLGDPKRRLRFGLIGLAVVLTLFVGRIVQLQALDASAYAADANSLRMQTVRLAADRGAIVDANGVTLASSVDAYDITADPTQVQDYDPTATAAALSAVIGADAGRIEELLRTPKSRYVVIAEQVEPAVWDKVKAAQKSLSDENRDDLVGIYARPHSKRVYPAGSVASNLVGFVNAEDKGAGGLELALDEQLSGRDGKVTYENSLGRQVPTAGEKGQDAVPGDTVQLTIDRNIQWYAEQLIAAKVTEAAAESGTIVVQDVKSGEVLAMATTPGFDPNRVATANAADMGNRPMQEAYEPGSTSKVMTMAAVIEERKATPETEVIVPGGLPRSDRVFHDDVDHGTWYLTLNGVLAKSSNIGTILAAEKLGPTQQDANRKLDEYLRKFGIGSKSGINFPGETPGLLPPPQNWDSAQQYTIPFGQGLAVNSLQATSVYQTIANGGVRIDPSLVKSTTGPDGKTTPTPAPVRTQVVSPQTARTVADMMESVVAADEGTGNKAQIPGYRVAGKTGTANRVDPKGGGYNGYTSSFIGFAPADNPQIVVSVTIQAPVNGKWGGTLCAPVFKDVMSFALQTRKVPPTGTKPPEIPVEWKP; encoded by the coding sequence GTGACCCGGCCCGCCGCGCCCCCGCGCGAGGCGCGCCGAGGCCCCGTGCGCGTCCGCACACTGCGGCTCGGCGACCCGAAGCGGCGCCTGCGATTCGGGCTCATCGGACTGGCCGTGGTGCTCACGCTGTTCGTCGGCCGGATAGTGCAACTCCAGGCGCTGGACGCCTCCGCGTACGCCGCCGACGCCAACAGCCTGCGCATGCAGACCGTGCGGCTCGCCGCCGACCGCGGCGCCATAGTGGACGCGAACGGTGTCACGCTGGCGTCCTCGGTCGACGCGTACGACATCACCGCCGACCCCACCCAGGTCCAGGACTACGACCCGACCGCGACGGCCGCCGCGCTCTCCGCCGTCATCGGGGCGGACGCCGGCCGGATCGAGGAGTTGCTGCGCACCCCGAAGTCCCGCTATGTCGTGATCGCCGAGCAGGTCGAGCCCGCCGTGTGGGACAAGGTCAAGGCCGCGCAGAAATCGCTCTCCGACGAGAACCGCGACGACCTCGTCGGTATCTACGCGCGCCCGCACAGCAAACGGGTGTATCCCGCGGGTTCCGTCGCATCGAACCTCGTCGGGTTCGTCAACGCCGAGGACAAAGGCGCCGGAGGGCTCGAACTCGCGCTCGACGAACAGCTGTCCGGGCGCGACGGCAAGGTGACGTACGAGAACTCCCTGGGCCGGCAGGTCCCCACGGCCGGCGAAAAAGGCCAGGACGCCGTGCCCGGCGACACCGTGCAACTGACGATCGACCGCAACATCCAGTGGTACGCCGAGCAGCTGATCGCCGCGAAGGTCACCGAGGCCGCCGCGGAGAGCGGCACCATCGTCGTGCAGGACGTCAAGAGCGGCGAGGTCCTCGCGATGGCCACCACACCCGGCTTCGACCCGAACCGCGTGGCCACCGCCAACGCCGCCGACATGGGCAACCGCCCGATGCAGGAGGCGTACGAACCCGGCAGCACCAGCAAGGTCATGACGATGGCCGCGGTCATCGAGGAGCGCAAGGCCACACCCGAGACCGAGGTCATCGTGCCGGGCGGGCTGCCGCGTTCCGACCGCGTGTTCCACGACGACGTCGACCACGGCACGTGGTATCTCACGCTCAACGGCGTGCTCGCCAAGTCGAGCAATATCGGCACCATTCTCGCGGCCGAGAAACTGGGCCCCACGCAGCAGGACGCGAACCGCAAGCTCGACGAATACCTGCGCAAATTCGGTATCGGCTCGAAGAGCGGGATCAATTTCCCCGGCGAAACGCCCGGGCTGCTGCCGCCGCCGCAGAATTGGGACAGCGCCCAGCAATACACCATTCCCTTCGGGCAGGGCCTCGCGGTGAACTCCCTGCAGGCGACCAGTGTTTACCAGACCATCGCCAACGGCGGCGTACGCATCGACCCGAGCCTGGTGAAGAGCACGACCGGCCCCGACGGCAAGACCACGCCGACCCCCGCGCCGGTGCGCACCCAGGTGGTCAGCCCGCAGACCGCCCGGACCGTCGCCGACATGATGGAATCCGTCGTCGCCGCCGACGAGGGAACGGGCAACAAGGCCCAGATCCCCGGCTACCGGGTGGCCGGCAAGACGGGCACCGCCAACCGGGTGGATCCCAAGGGGGGCGGCTACAACGGATACACCTCGTCGTTCATCGGATTCGCGCCCGCGGACAACCCGCAGATCGTGGTGTCGGTGACCATCCAGGCACCCGTCAACGGCAAATGGGGCGGCACTTTGTGCGCACCGGTGTTCAAGGACGTCATGAGCTTCGCACTCCAGACCCGCAAAGTGCCGCCGACCGGTACGAAGCCGCCGGAAATCCCGGTGGAGTGGAAGCCGTGA
- a CDS encoding UDP-N-acetylmuramoyl-L-alanyl-D-glutamate--2,6-diaminopimelate ligase, with protein MSDRVPRRPTRVPPRPLSGLYALLGLADAAPGTPTDTGRTAPSELTGVTHNSRTVRPGDLYAALPGTRAHGADFAPQAAALGAAAVLTDAAGADRARATGLPVLVVDDPRGRLGEVAAWVYGRPADKLLLFGATGTNGKTTTAYLLDGGLRAAGHVTGLVGTVETRVGDVVEPSAMTTPEATDLQALFAAMTEHGVTAASMEVSSHALALGRVDGTVFDVALFTNLTQDHLDFHGSMEDYFRAKADLFTPRRARAGVVDIDDPFGARVAEIATIPVTTVSPSGTRPADWHVADAELGPDGSRFLLVGPNGAKTDAAVRLPGPFNIANAALAIVAQVVAGVPLDIAAAGVASVAGVPGRMEHVDEGAPFTTVVDFAHTPDAVETALRALREVTANRLFVVLGCGGDRDRTKRPLMGAAAVRLADVAVLTSDNPRSEDPRAILDAMLAGAREVPEPHGDLVVEPDRAAAIAWAVNHAAPGDVVVVAGKGHEQGQKIGDEVRPFDDRVEVRTALRRRFGTGTTAATSTATTTGTTSGATPGAPEPAAGSGGKIDPAAPTTDPAAHAAAGDRAVPPSEETR; from the coding sequence GTGTCCGATCGTGTTCCGCGGCGTCCCACCCGTGTGCCCCCTCGTCCGCTGTCCGGCCTGTACGCGCTGCTCGGCCTCGCCGACGCCGCACCCGGCACCCCAACGGACACCGGCCGCACCGCCCCCTCCGAGCTCACCGGCGTGACCCACAACTCGCGTACGGTGCGTCCCGGCGACCTGTACGCCGCGCTGCCCGGCACGCGCGCGCACGGCGCCGACTTCGCCCCCCAGGCCGCGGCCCTCGGCGCCGCCGCCGTCCTCACCGACGCGGCGGGCGCCGACCGCGCCCGCGCGACGGGCCTCCCCGTGCTCGTGGTCGACGACCCGCGCGGACGGCTCGGCGAGGTCGCCGCCTGGGTCTACGGCCGACCCGCCGACAAGCTCCTGCTGTTCGGGGCGACCGGCACCAACGGCAAGACCACGACCGCGTATCTGCTCGACGGCGGGCTCCGCGCCGCCGGACACGTGACCGGCCTGGTCGGCACGGTCGAGACCCGGGTCGGCGACGTGGTCGAGCCGAGCGCCATGACCACCCCCGAGGCCACCGACCTGCAGGCCCTGTTCGCGGCGATGACCGAACACGGCGTCACCGCGGCCTCGATGGAGGTCTCCAGCCACGCACTCGCGCTGGGCCGCGTGGACGGGACGGTGTTCGACGTCGCGCTGTTCACCAACCTGACGCAGGATCACCTGGACTTCCACGGCTCGATGGAGGACTACTTCCGCGCGAAGGCCGACCTGTTCACGCCCCGGCGCGCGCGAGCCGGCGTCGTCGACATCGACGACCCCTTCGGGGCGCGTGTCGCCGAGATCGCGACGATTCCCGTCACGACGGTCTCCCCGAGCGGCACCCGGCCCGCGGACTGGCACGTCGCGGACGCCGAACTGGGGCCCGACGGAAGCCGGTTCCTCCTGGTCGGCCCGAACGGCGCCAAGACAGACGCCGCGGTGCGCCTGCCCGGTCCGTTCAACATCGCCAACGCCGCGCTGGCGATCGTCGCGCAGGTCGTCGCCGGCGTCCCGCTCGACATCGCGGCGGCCGGGGTGGCGTCCGTCGCGGGGGTGCCGGGCCGTATGGAACACGTCGACGAGGGCGCGCCGTTCACCACCGTCGTCGACTTCGCCCACACCCCGGACGCGGTCGAGACCGCGCTGCGCGCGCTGCGCGAGGTGACCGCGAACCGGCTGTTCGTGGTCCTCGGCTGCGGCGGCGACCGGGACCGCACCAAGCGCCCGCTGATGGGCGCGGCAGCCGTACGCCTCGCCGACGTCGCGGTGCTGACCAGCGACAATCCGCGATCCGAGGACCCCCGCGCGATTCTCGACGCGATGCTCGCCGGAGCCCGCGAGGTCCCCGAACCGCACGGCGACCTCGTCGTCGAGCCGGACCGTGCCGCCGCGATCGCGTGGGCGGTGAACCACGCCGCCCCCGGCGACGTCGTGGTGGTTGCGGGCAAGGGCCACGAGCAGGGACAGAAGATCGGCGACGAGGTACGGCCGTTCGACGACCGGGTCGAGGTCCGCACCGCACTGCGCCGCCGTTTCGGCACCGGCACGACCGCTGCCACAAGCACCGCCACGACCACCGGCACGACCTCCGGCGCCACCCCCGGGGCGCCCGAACCAGCGGCCGGGAGCGGTGGGAAGATCGACCCCGCCGCCCCGACCACCGACCCTGCGGCGCACGCCGCCGCGGGCGACCGCGCCGTGCCGCCGTCCGAGGAGACCCGATAG